In Alphaproteobacteria bacterium US3C007, one genomic interval encodes:
- a CDS encoding ABC transporter permease has product MSAFLKKYEGLWLFLHSPAAIIAAAVAALIVFGAVFASWIALVNPYDLASFSLFDGLLPPVWQDGANSKYLLGTDDQGRDMISSILYGARLSLIIGLSALAIAAVLGVGLGLAAGYYGGRFDVVVMRIADVQLALPAILTALLIDGIARGILPQSIQQELRVMVLTLAIALSLWVNFARTARASTFVEMNKEYVQAAIMMGQRPLRVMFVHILPNILGPLLVIMTVDLASAILLEATLSFLGIGLPADSPSLGTLIRIGMQFLLSGEWWILWIPTLVLVALVVSINILGDFLRDIFNPRLR; this is encoded by the coding sequence ATGAGCGCCTTTTTGAAAAAATATGAAGGCCTGTGGCTGTTTCTGCATTCGCCCGCGGCAATCATTGCGGCGGCAGTTGCAGCCTTGATTGTTTTCGGAGCGGTGTTTGCCTCTTGGATCGCATTGGTGAACCCTTACGATCTTGCATCTTTCAGCTTGTTTGACGGCTTGTTGCCGCCAGTTTGGCAAGACGGCGCAAACTCAAAATACCTGTTGGGCACGGATGATCAAGGCCGTGATATGATCTCATCGATCCTATATGGCGCGCGGCTATCGCTGATCATTGGCTTATCGGCTTTGGCGATTGCAGCGGTTCTCGGCGTGGGGCTTGGTTTGGCGGCCGGGTATTATGGCGGTCGGTTTGATGTCGTTGTGATGCGGATCGCGGATGTGCAATTGGCATTGCCGGCTATCCTGACCGCCCTCTTGATTGATGGCATAGCGCGGGGAATTTTGCCACAATCCATTCAGCAAGAATTACGCGTTATGGTTTTAACCCTCGCCATTGCGCTGTCGCTTTGGGTTAACTTCGCCCGTACAGCGCGCGCATCAACTTTTGTGGAGATGAACAAAGAATACGTACAGGCCGCCATTATGATGGGCCAACGCCCGTTGCGGGTGATGTTTGTCCATATCCTGCCCAATATTCTTGGCCCGCTTTTGGTAATCATGACGGTTGACTTGGCCTCTGCGATTTTGCTCGAAGCCACCCTGTCTTTTTTGGGGATTGGGTTGCCTGCCGATAGCCCCAGCCTAGGCACGTTGATCCGCATTGGCATGCAATTTCTTTTATCGGGTGAATGGTGGATTTTATGGATCCCCACCTTGGTCCTTGTTGCCTTGGTGGTGTCCATCAATATCCTTGGTGATTTTCTACGTGACATTTTTAATCCAAGGTTACGCTAG
- a CDS encoding ABC transporter ATP-binding protein, translating to MLTITGLTVKFPSRFGDFTAIENVDMSIKAGEIHGLVGESGAGKSTVGAAVIGLLQSPGYVASGTLLLGETDLQALTFTQAHEIRGARISMIFQDPQTSLNPLMTIEDQLIETIQAHSDISDTAARKQAVDLLEEIGIENASERIKAYPHQFSGGMRQRVVIALAICTDPDLIIADEPTTALDVAVQSQVLNLIQRLAKQRQIAFMLITHDIGVIAQVADRVTVMRNGRVMEAGETAQVLGAPKNLYTRALMDAVPPLDRKIDRFRVPKDDRIASSRGKMAERWLLEGQQHDLTGLSVHNLTVTFEGPRTSFFRKPPIYVALNNVTLNIKPGSIMGLVGESGSGKSTLAKVITGLVTPQSGEMQLGDAVLPIGKSRNRHHLSRQLVQMVFQDPYSSLNSRHSVGDILTEPLWFYGFIKNPVERKNMAASMLSLVGMPPDAINKYPHQFSGGQRQRIAVARALLARPRFLICDEPTSALDVSIQAEILNLLKELQATFGLTILFISHNLAVVRQMADDTAVLRNGSVEEVNTTDAVYEAPQAEYTKSLLAQTPVMPPSWRT from the coding sequence ATGCTAACAATCACAGGTTTAACCGTAAAGTTTCCGTCTCGGTTTGGCGATTTTACCGCTATTGAAAATGTGGATATGAGCATCAAAGCGGGTGAAATTCACGGATTGGTCGGTGAAAGTGGCGCGGGAAAATCAACTGTCGGGGCTGCCGTAATCGGGCTGCTTCAATCGCCTGGTTACGTTGCAAGTGGAACCTTATTATTGGGCGAAACCGACCTACAGGCCCTGACATTTACACAAGCCCATGAGATCCGCGGCGCTAGAATTTCGATGATCTTTCAGGATCCTCAAACCAGTTTAAACCCGTTGATGACGATTGAGGATCAATTGATCGAAACGATTCAAGCTCATTCAGATATCAGCGATACCGCAGCACGAAAACAGGCGGTTGATCTGCTGGAAGAAATCGGAATTGAAAATGCGTCTGAACGCATAAAAGCCTATCCTCATCAATTTTCTGGCGGCATGAGGCAACGGGTTGTGATTGCATTGGCGATCTGTACCGATCCCGACTTGATCATCGCAGATGAACCGACAACAGCCTTGGATGTTGCAGTGCAATCGCAGGTTCTTAACCTGATCCAACGATTGGCCAAACAGCGCCAGATTGCCTTCATGTTGATTACACATGATATCGGCGTCATAGCGCAAGTGGCTGATCGCGTGACGGTCATGCGAAACGGCCGCGTCATGGAGGCCGGTGAAACAGCTCAGGTTTTAGGGGCCCCAAAAAACCTTTACACCCGCGCTTTGATGGACGCAGTGCCGCCACTCGATCGCAAAATTGATCGCTTTCGCGTTCCCAAAGATGACCGCATCGCCTCGTCGCGGGGCAAAATGGCAGAGCGCTGGCTACTTGAAGGGCAACAGCACGACCTTACGGGGCTGAGCGTGCACAACCTTACCGTAACGTTCGAGGGGCCACGCACATCCTTTTTTCGTAAGCCCCCAATCTACGTGGCGCTGAATAATGTCACATTAAACATTAAGCCCGGATCGATCATGGGGTTGGTAGGGGAAAGTGGATCTGGAAAATCAACATTGGCAAAAGTAATCACCGGCCTTGTGACGCCCCAAAGCGGGGAGATGCAATTGGGCGATGCGGTGCTGCCAATTGGAAAATCCCGAAATCGCCACCATCTGTCACGACAGCTGGTGCAAATGGTCTTTCAAGATCCATATTCCAGTCTGAATTCTCGCCATTCTGTGGGGGATATTTTAACCGAACCACTGTGGTTCTATGGCTTTATCAAAAACCCGGTCGAGCGCAAAAATATGGCGGCTTCGATGCTGTCTTTGGTGGGGATGCCGCCAGATGCGATCAACAAATACCCGCATCAATTTTCGGGCGGTCAACGTCAACGTATTGCAGTCGCCCGCGCGCTTCTTGCGCGCCCGCGATTTCTGATTTGCGATGAACCCACTTCTGCGCTGGATGTTTCGATCCAAGCCGAGATTTTAAATTTGCTGAAAGAGCTTCAAGCGACATTTGGACTGACGATCCTGTTTATCAGCCATAATCTTGCCGTGGTGCGGCAAATGGCCGATGATACCGCTGTTTTGCGAAATGGCAGCGTTGAAGAGGTCAATACCACAGACGCAGTTTATGAGGCTCCTCAAGCAGAATATACCAAATCACTGCTTGCGCAAACGCCGGTGATGCCACCGTCTTGGAGAACATAG
- a CDS encoding ABC transporter permease codes for MAYFILKRIVQSVFVMVAVAFLAFSLFRFVGDPITQMTGVETSIEDQERLREELGLNDPFISQFLRFTREMLQGDFGFSYRTRQPVANMIADRIPATLELGVVALIISLLVGVPAGVYTALKPRGVLSQTILMTTLVGVSIPTFVIGIMLIFIFGVQLGWLPTFGRGGTVAIGNWDSSFFTLNGWRALLLPAITLGVYQLTLTMRLVRAEMMEVMRSDYIRFAMARGVPMRRLHYKHALRNTMVPVITIVGLQFGGVIAFSIVTESVFQWPGMGLLFLESIRFVDIPVMGVYLVVIAFFFVLVNLVVDLLYVAIDPRLRIKEAS; via the coding sequence ATGGCATACTTTATCCTGAAGCGGATCGTACAATCCGTGTTCGTGATGGTGGCTGTCGCCTTTTTGGCTTTTTCCTTATTTCGCTTCGTCGGAGATCCGATCACGCAGATGACGGGGGTTGAAACCTCGATAGAAGATCAGGAACGTTTGCGCGAGGAGCTGGGATTAAACGATCCATTTATATCGCAATTTCTGCGGTTTACGCGCGAGATGCTGCAGGGCGATTTTGGCTTTTCATACCGAACCCGTCAACCGGTCGCGAATATGATCGCCGATCGCATTCCTGCAACGCTTGAACTGGGCGTCGTGGCCTTGATTATCTCTCTTTTGGTGGGCGTACCGGCAGGCGTGTATACAGCGTTAAAACCCCGCGGCGTTTTGAGTCAAACCATTTTGATGACCACGCTGGTTGGTGTGTCGATCCCAACCTTTGTGATCGGCATCATGTTGATCTTCATCTTTGGGGTCCAATTGGGCTGGCTGCCAACGTTTGGGCGCGGTGGCACGGTGGCAATTGGCAATTGGGACAGCTCGTTCTTTACCCTTAATGGTTGGCGCGCATTGCTTTTACCTGCGATCACCCTTGGCGTTTACCAATTGACGCTTACGATGCGTTTGGTACGCGCTGAGATGATGGAGGTGATGCGATCCGATTATATCCGCTTTGCCATGGCGCGCGGTGTTCCCATGAGGCGCCTGCATTATAAACATGCTCTGCGGAACACAATGGTGCCCGTGATCACCATTGTCGGGCTACAATTTGGCGGTGTTATCGCGTTTTCGATCGTGACGGAAAGCGTTTTTCAATGGCCTGGCATGGGATTGTTGTTTCTGGAATCGATCCGTTTCGTTGATATTCCGGTGATGGGCGTCTATCTTGTGGTGATCGCTTTTTTCTTTGTGCTGGTAAACCTTGTGGTCGACTTGCTTTACGTGGCCATCGATCCACGCCTTCGAATTAAAGAAGCGTCATGA
- a CDS encoding glutathione S-transferase family protein has protein sequence MLKLYGYDTINTLKILMLLFETGSDFEFIPINIRTGEQHSPDFRAVNPAGKVPVIWNDGRHQTESNAILLSLAKKASWGLVADPSLQADITTWLFYQASAQGPYFGQIEYWARLAKTPNPAASAHYSAIASRSVEYLNDQLNTKKYLCGDVYTIADIALFPWLRIHKHLGLSLENAENLSRWHEAILARPATEEALTFFDGISS, from the coding sequence ATGCTCAAATTATACGGATATGACACGATCAATACCTTAAAGATACTGATGCTCTTGTTTGAAACGGGATCAGATTTTGAATTTATACCGATCAATATTCGCACAGGCGAGCAACACAGCCCTGATTTTCGTGCGGTAAACCCTGCCGGAAAGGTGCCCGTAATATGGAATGACGGTCGTCACCAAACAGAATCAAATGCGATCCTTCTCAGCTTGGCCAAGAAAGCCAGCTGGGGTCTTGTGGCAGACCCTTCCTTGCAAGCTGACATAACAACCTGGCTGTTTTATCAGGCCTCGGCCCAAGGGCCCTATTTTGGGCAAATCGAATATTGGGCAAGATTGGCAAAAACGCCCAATCCAGCTGCATCCGCCCACTACAGTGCAATCGCCAGCCGGTCTGTTGAATATCTCAATGATCAACTGAACACCAAGAAATATCTCTGTGGAGATGTATATACGATTGCCGACATCGCGCTGTTTCCATGGCTGCGCATACATAAACATCTTGGTCTATCACTTGAAAATGCGGAAAATCTATCGCGTTGGCATGAGGCTATTTTGGCAAGACCGGCGACTGAGGAAGCGCTCACTTTTTTTGATGGTATCTCTTCTTAG
- a CDS encoding aminotransferase class V-fold PLP-dependent enzyme → MRTVVLLPSSEPDHFKRFQQSLERSDLIDFLQDGLIGADAKIPGPGGPHPLIYADYVASGRALRQVETFIIDEILPFYANSHTEASFCGQMMTRLRQQARKIILKSFGGDESYDVIFSGSGATAGINRLVKLLDMPGLEQPGQNTQQQKTVVLIGPYEHHSNILPWRETGATVIEIPEAFEGGPDLNALKNTLKSCADHRVIGAFSAMSNVTGIVTDVKKITRVLKAHGAISIWDYAGGAPYLPIDMAGGTDAEIDAVVASPHKFIGGPGASGILVLRRQSVMAQKPSLPGGGTVSFVSPWAHTYSSNIVAREEAGTPNVLGDLRAALCIMIKDAIGVTYATSRLEKLYKRAEAVWRKTPNLHLLGNSRATRMPIFSFKVTDVRGEIIHQQLITRMLSDFYGVQARGGCACAGPYAHRLLDIDYAQSETIHAAVLSGQEIEKPGWTRLGFSVLMTDDKVDHIIRAVDAVARATCLQHAQYQADESTARFSSEFSYV, encoded by the coding sequence ATGAGAACTGTCGTGCTTTTACCCTCTTCTGAACCGGATCATTTCAAGCGTTTTCAACAATCCCTTGAACGTTCCGATTTGATTGATTTTTTGCAGGATGGTCTGATTGGCGCAGATGCTAAAATACCAGGCCCAGGGGGTCCGCATCCCCTTATCTATGCTGATTATGTGGCATCTGGGCGTGCTTTGCGGCAGGTTGAAACGTTCATAATAGACGAAATCCTACCATTTTATGCCAACAGCCATACAGAAGCCTCATTCTGTGGGCAAATGATGACGCGTCTTCGCCAGCAGGCACGCAAAATCATTTTAAAAAGCTTTGGCGGTGACGAAAGCTATGACGTTATTTTTTCTGGCTCTGGGGCAACAGCAGGCATAAATCGTTTGGTCAAACTGCTGGATATGCCAGGTTTGGAACAGCCCGGACAGAATACACAGCAACAAAAGACCGTTGTCTTAATTGGGCCTTACGAGCACCATTCGAATATATTGCCTTGGCGTGAAACCGGCGCAACGGTGATAGAAATTCCAGAAGCCTTTGAGGGTGGTCCAGACCTGAATGCTCTTAAAAATACTTTGAAATCTTGCGCTGATCACAGGGTAATTGGCGCATTTTCGGCCATGTCGAACGTCACCGGCATTGTGACAGATGTCAAGAAAATCACGCGAGTCTTAAAAGCCCATGGTGCTATTAGCATTTGGGATTATGCAGGGGGTGCGCCCTATCTTCCAATCGATATGGCCGGGGGAACTGATGCCGAGATTGATGCGGTCGTGGCGTCTCCGCATAAATTCATCGGAGGGCCAGGCGCCTCTGGCATCCTAGTCCTTCGTCGCCAATCCGTGATGGCTCAAAAGCCCAGTTTGCCAGGTGGCGGGACGGTAAGCTTTGTCTCACCCTGGGCGCATACCTATTCCTCAAACATCGTTGCGCGCGAAGAGGCAGGTACGCCTAATGTCCTTGGTGATTTGCGTGCAGCGCTGTGTATTATGATAAAAGATGCGATCGGAGTAACCTACGCGACATCGCGTTTGGAAAAACTGTATAAACGCGCTGAAGCGGTCTGGCGCAAAACCCCGAACCTTCACTTGCTTGGAAATTCCCGGGCCACGCGTATGCCTATTTTTTCATTCAAAGTTACAGATGTGCGCGGTGAGATCATCCACCAACAATTGATCACACGCATGTTGTCTGATTTTTATGGGGTGCAAGCCAGAGGCGGTTGTGCCTGTGCAGGACCTTATGCGCATCGTTTGCTTGATATAGATTATGCGCAATCTGAAACTATTCATGCGGCCGTTCTCTCTGGACAAGAGATTGAAAAGCCAGGGTGGACAAGGCTTGGGTTTTCCGTTTTGATGACAGATGACAAGGTCGATCATATCATTCGAGCTGTCGATGCAGTCGCCCGGGCGACATGTCTTCAGCATGCGCAATATCAAGCAGATGAAAGCACTGCACGCTTTTCGTCGGAGTTTTCATATGTGTAG
- a CDS encoding Lrp/AsnC family transcriptional regulator, with protein MTTKSLDYIDKSILRALQKDASLSQRDLAEKVGLSQNSCWRRLTRLRSSGVIKGQTVRLDMQAIGMDLTVFALVRTRHHSAEWLSAFRKSVLAIENVIDFFRIAGDHDYMIKIVARDMADFDSVYQDLIKKTELETVTSYIAMEAIADNRDIPA; from the coding sequence ATGACCACAAAATCTTTGGATTATATAGATAAGTCTATCCTAAGGGCGCTGCAAAAAGACGCGTCTTTGTCGCAGCGCGACCTTGCAGAGAAGGTTGGGCTTTCTCAAAATTCATGCTGGCGCCGTCTTACGCGATTACGCTCAAGCGGGGTGATTAAGGGCCAAACAGTTCGCCTTGATATGCAAGCGATTGGTATGGACCTGACAGTTTTTGCTTTGGTTCGAACGCGTCACCATTCCGCTGAATGGTTAAGCGCGTTTCGAAAATCCGTGCTCGCCATCGAAAACGTAATAGATTTTTTTAGAATTGCTGGCGATCATGACTATATGATCAAGATTGTTGCGCGCGACATGGCAGATTTTGATAGTGTTTATCAAGACTTGATCAAAAAAACAGAACTCGAGACGGTGACATCTTATATCGCAATGGAAGCGATTGCGGATAATCGTGACATTCCCGCTTAG
- a CDS encoding class II glutamine amidotransferase codes for MCRFLAWKGRQRYLDELIFEQEQSLVEQSKNALIGKTSINADGFGLAWYQGRETPCVYKDTHPAWSNINLREIAHHTQSGLFLAHVRSSTGMATSRNNCHPFAVGKWCFMHNGQAGGHEKFRQDLDALIPAELYEYRSGATESEAIFLIAMGLGLEQNPIKAMESAVELVQALAEKKGERPYMRFAACWSDGERLFAARLASDRLAPSLYVKKCTDGHIISSEPLENGCADWLEVPAGKAIEIRDRRPLTLQAFGTSHSTHKAQKSPTQDANELQIDGITTTI; via the coding sequence ATGTGTAGGTTTTTAGCCTGGAAAGGCCGCCAAAGGTATTTAGATGAGCTTATTTTTGAGCAAGAACAATCGCTTGTTGAACAGAGCAAAAACGCTCTTATCGGCAAAACCTCGATAAACGCAGACGGGTTCGGATTAGCATGGTACCAAGGGCGCGAAACGCCATGCGTCTACAAAGACACGCATCCCGCTTGGTCGAATATAAACCTCAGAGAAATCGCCCATCATACACAATCGGGGCTGTTTCTTGCCCATGTGCGATCGTCAACCGGCATGGCAACCTCGCGGAATAATTGCCATCCTTTTGCTGTAGGCAAATGGTGTTTTATGCATAATGGGCAGGCAGGTGGGCATGAAAAATTCCGCCAAGATCTGGATGCCTTAATCCCAGCTGAGTTATACGAATACCGATCTGGGGCAACCGAAAGCGAAGCCATTTTTCTGATCGCTATGGGTCTTGGCCTGGAACAAAACCCAATTAAAGCGATGGAAAGCGCGGTCGAGTTGGTGCAGGCTCTGGCTGAAAAAAAAGGCGAGCGTCCCTATATGCGCTTTGCTGCCTGCTGGTCTGACGGAGAGCGTTTGTTTGCGGCACGGCTGGCTTCTGACCGATTGGCGCCAAGCCTTTACGTTAAAAAATGTACGGATGGCCATATTATCTCATCCGAGCCCCTCGAAAATGGCTGCGCAGATTGGCTTGAAGTGCCCGCAGGCAAAGCGATCGAGATCCGGGATAGACGCCCGTTAACATTACAGGCGTTTGGCACGTCTCATTCCACCCATAAAGCTCAAAAATCACCGACTCAAGACGCCAATGAGTTGCAGATTGATGGCATTACGACGACTATTTAA
- a CDS encoding ABC transporter substrate-binding protein — protein MKKLKLAFLGGALSLAALSASAETFRWASNTDPQTMDPHAVNSAPVLSFLNNIYEGLVRRNQGMSIEGSLAQSWEPLNGENGWRFNLRQGVKFQDGSAFNAEDVMFSYERASNEVADVRSWFAPVKEVRVVDAYTVDFVTKAPNPLFPDSIANFMILDKGWAEANGAELPARDAENFATMNVNGTGPFKLDSRDPGIKTVLVPNGSWWGDVEHNITEAVFTPIGNAATGLAALLSGEIDFIQPIPLQDIAQVESRDGFRVLEGEETRVIMFGFGHEHDELLFSSDVSGSNPFQDVRVRQAAAHAIDIASIDRVLFRGKIEGASQLVPAGISGYSEANSTRPAYDPERAKALLAEAGYPNGFSFGLKCPNDRYINDEALCRAAASMFAAVGLNAELSTGPVRDYWPQLREDAFDMYLLGWSPGTFDMEHPIRFLMSTPNSEKKLGSWNFGGYSNQRVDALLPGIQQEINPVARQAMVDEVVEITQAEVAYIPLYTQPLIWASKDNINLTQRADNFFMLRWVSVN, from the coding sequence ATGAAAAAACTTAAACTGGCTTTTTTGGGCGGGGCTTTAAGCCTAGCTGCATTGAGCGCTTCGGCTGAAACGTTTCGATGGGCCTCAAATACCGATCCACAAACCATGGATCCCCATGCCGTAAATTCTGCGCCCGTGTTGTCTTTCCTGAACAATATATATGAAGGTCTTGTGCGCCGAAATCAGGGGATGTCAATCGAAGGCTCGCTCGCGCAATCCTGGGAACCGCTCAATGGTGAAAATGGCTGGCGGTTTAACCTGCGCCAAGGCGTAAAATTCCAAGACGGATCGGCCTTCAATGCCGAGGATGTCATGTTTTCCTATGAACGTGCGTCAAATGAAGTTGCGGATGTACGGTCTTGGTTCGCACCAGTCAAAGAGGTGCGCGTTGTTGATGCGTATACTGTAGATTTTGTCACGAAAGCGCCAAACCCCTTATTTCCAGATTCTATCGCAAATTTCATGATCCTTGATAAAGGCTGGGCCGAAGCAAACGGCGCAGAACTACCAGCGCGCGACGCAGAAAACTTTGCGACGATGAACGTAAACGGCACCGGCCCGTTTAAATTAGACAGTCGAGATCCCGGGATCAAAACCGTGCTGGTCCCCAATGGTAGCTGGTGGGGCGACGTAGAGCACAATATCACCGAAGCCGTGTTCACGCCGATTGGAAATGCAGCAACTGGTCTTGCTGCTTTGTTATCGGGCGAGATTGATTTTATCCAGCCAATTCCCTTACAAGATATTGCGCAGGTTGAAAGCCGCGACGGGTTTCGCGTTCTTGAAGGCGAAGAAACACGCGTGATCATGTTTGGCTTTGGCCATGAACATGATGAGCTGCTTTTTTCGTCGGATGTCAGCGGATCAAACCCGTTTCAAGATGTTCGCGTCCGTCAGGCCGCAGCGCATGCAATCGATATCGCGTCGATCGATAGGGTGTTGTTTAGGGGTAAGATTGAGGGCGCCTCACAATTGGTTCCAGCAGGCATTTCCGGCTATTCAGAGGCCAATTCAACCCGCCCGGCCTATGACCCCGAGCGCGCCAAAGCCTTGCTGGCCGAAGCCGGTTATCCCAATGGGTTTAGCTTTGGTTTGAAATGCCCGAATGATCGCTACATCAATGATGAAGCCTTGTGCCGGGCCGCCGCGTCCATGTTTGCAGCCGTTGGCTTGAATGCTGAGCTAAGCACTGGCCCCGTGCGCGATTACTGGCCGCAGCTGCGCGAAGATGCATTTGATATGTATTTGCTCGGCTGGTCCCCTGGAACCTTCGATATGGAGCATCCAATCCGGTTTTTGATGTCGACACCAAATTCTGAAAAGAAACTGGGATCATGGAATTTTGGAGGCTATTCGAACCAACGCGTTGATGCGCTACTGCCCGGTATTCAACAGGAAATTAACCCGGTTGCGCGTCAGGCTATGGTCGATGAAGTCGTGGAAATCACGCAGGCAGAGGTCGCATATATCCCGCTTTATACGCAGCCACTCATTTGGGCATCGAAAGACAATATAAACTTGACACAACGTGCGGACAATTTCTTCATGTTGCGCTGGGTCAGCGTAAACTGA